A genomic window from Cucumis melo cultivar AY chromosome 8, USDA_Cmelo_AY_1.0, whole genome shotgun sequence includes:
- the LOC127150675 gene encoding secreted RxLR effector protein 161-like has protein sequence MRHIPYASDVGSMMYAMLCTRPDICYAVEIVSRYQSNPRLAHWTAVKTILKYLRITMDYMLVYGSKNLILTRYTDSDFQTHRNSRKSTSGSVFTLNGGVVVWRSIKQGCIADSTMEVEYVAAWKAAKEVVWLRNVLTNLEVVPNMSKPITLYCDNSGVVANSSEPRSHKRGKHIEHKYHLIREIVHRGDLIITQIASTHNVADPFTNPLRAKVFEGYLESLGLREMPHLI, from the coding sequence ATGAGACATATCCCCTATGCATCAGATGTTGGCAGCATGATGTATgcgatgttatgtactagacctgacatttgttATGCTGTGGAGATAGTCAGTAGATATCAATCTAATCCAAGATTAGCTCATTGGACTGCCGTTAAAACTatcctcaagtatcttaggataACGAtggactacatgcttgtgtatggttctaagaaTTTGATTCTTACAAGATACACAGACTCTGATTTTCAGACTCATAGAAATTCTAGGAAATCTACTTCAGGTTCAGTGTTCACTCTTAACGGAGGAGTTGTAGTTTGGAGAAGtatcaagcaaggatgtattGCTGACTCCACCATGGAGGTAGAGTATGTCGCAGCTTGGAAAGCTGCCAAAGAGGTTGTTTGGCTTAGAAATGTTTTGACTAATTTGGAAGTAGTTCCAAACATGTCAAAGCCAATTACTCTTTACTGTGATAATAGTGGGGTTGTGGCTAATTCTAGCGAGCCTAGAAGCCACAAGCGTGGAAAGCATATTGAACACAAGTATCACTTGATTCGAGAGATAGTGCATCGAGGGGACTTGATCATCACACAGATAGCTTCAACACACAATGTtgctgatccgtttacaaaTCCCCTCAGGGCTAAGGTGTTTGAGGGTTACTTAGAGAGTCTGGGTCTACGTGAGATGCCACATTTaatctag